A section of the Marmota flaviventris isolate mMarFla1 chromosome 19, mMarFla1.hap1, whole genome shotgun sequence genome encodes:
- the Fbxl16 gene encoding F-box/LRR-repeat protein 16, protein MSSPGINGDPKPPCLPRNGLVKLPGQPNGLGAASITKGTPAAKNRPCQPPPPPTLPPPSLASPLSRGTLAGGPCPLAGGPASASVPGPPAERPPLATDEKILNGLFWYFSACEKCVLAQVCKAWRRVLYQPKFWAGLTPVLHAKELYNVLPSGEKEFVNLQGFAARGFEGFCLVGVSDLDICEFIDNYALSKKGVKAMSLKRSTITDAGLEVMLEQMQGVVRLELSGCNDFTEAGLWSSLSARITSLSVSDCINVADDAIAAISQLLPNLAELSLQAYHVTDTALAYFTARQGHSTHTLRLLSCWEITNHGVVNVVHSLPNLTALSLSGCSKVTDDGVELVAENLRKLRSLDLSWCPRITDMALEYVACDLHRLEELVLDRCVRITDTGLSYLSTMSSLRSLYLRWCCQVQDFGLKHLLAMRSLRLLSLAGCPLLTTTGLSGLVQLQELEELELTNCPGATPELFKYFSQHLPRCLVIE, encoded by the exons ATGTCGAGCCCCGGTATCAACGGCGACCCCAAACCTCCATGCTTGCCTCGAAATGGCCTGGTAAAGCTGCCGGGCCAGCCCAATGGCCTGGGAGCAGCCAGCATCACCAAGGGCACTCCTGCTGCCAAGAACCGTCCCTGCCAGCCACCGCCCCCACCCACCCTTCCACCTCCCAGCTTGGCCTCCCCGTTGTCCCGGGGCACACTTGCTGGGGGCCCCTGCCCCCTGGCAGGTGGACCAGCCTCAGCCTCGGTGCCTGGACCCCCAGCAGAGCGGCCGCCACTGGCCACAGATGAGAAGATCCTCAACGGCCTCTTCTGGTACTTCTCAGCATGTGAGAAGTGCGTGCTAGCCCAGGTGTGCAAGGCCTGGCGGCGTGTGCTCTACCAGCCCAAGTTCTGGGCAGGCCTCACACCTGTACTGCATGCCAAGGAGCTCTACAACGTGCTGCCTAGTGGTGAGAAGGAGTTCGTGAACCTGCAGGGCTTCGCTGCACGTGGCTTTGAGGGCTTCTGCCTGGTTGGGGTCTCTGACCTGGACATCTGTGAGTTCATCGACAACTATGCGCTCTCCAAGAAGGGGGTCAAGGCCATGAGCCTCAAGCGCTCCACCATCACGGATGCTGGCCTAGAG GTGATGCTGGAGCAGATGCAGGGCGTGGTGCGCCTGGAGCTGTCGGGCTGCAACGACTTCACTGAGGCAGGGCTGTGGTCCAGCCTCAGTGCGCGGATCACCTCGCTGAGCGTGAGCGACTGCATCAATGTGGCCGACGACGCCATCGCGGCCATCTCGCAGCTGCTGCCTAACCTGGCGGAGCTGAGCCTGCAGGCCTACCACGTGACGGACACGGCGCTGGCCTACTTCACGGCGCGGCAGGGTCACAGCACGCACACGCTGCGTCTGCTCTCTTGCTGGGAAATCACTAACCACGGCGTGGTCAACGTGGTGCACAGCCTGCCCAACCTCACAGCACTCAGTCTCTCAGGCTGTTCAAAGGTCACCGATGATGGTGTTGAGCTCGTAGCGGAGAACCTACGCAAGCTGCGCAGCCTCGACCTGTCGTGGTGCCCTCGCATCACAGACATGGCTCTAGAGTATGTAGCCTGCGACCTGCACCGCCTGGAGGAGCTTGTGCTGGACAG GTGTGTACGCATCACGGACACTGGCCTCAGCTATTTGTCCACCATGTCATCCCTCCGCAGCCTCTACCTGCGATGGTGCTGCCAG GTGCAGGACTTCGGGCTGAAGCACCTCCTGGCTATGAGGAGTTTGCGTCTCTTGTCTCTGGCAG GCTGCCCACTGCTGACCACCACGGGGCTGTCGGGCTTGGTGCAGCTGCAGGAGCTGGAGGAGCTGGAGCTGACCAACTGCCCGGGAGCCACACCTGAGCTCTTCAAGTACTTCTCGCAGCACCTGCCCCGCTGCCTAGTCATCGAGTAG
- the Wdr24 gene encoding GATOR2 complex protein WDR24, translating to MEKMSRVTTALGGSALTGRTMNCHLDAPANAISVCRDAAQVVVAGRSIFKIYAIEEEQFVEKLNLRVGRKPSLNLSCADVVWHQMDENLLATAATNGVVVTWNLGRPSRNKQDQLFTEHKRTVNKVCFHPTEAHVLLSGSQDGFMKCFDLRRKDSVSTFSGQSESVRDVQFSIRDYFTFASTFENGNVQLWDIRRPDRCERMFTAHNGPVFCCDWHPEDRGWLATGGRDKMVKVWDMTTPRAKEMHCVQTIASVARVKWRPECRHHLATCSMMVDHNIYVWDVRRPFVPAAMFEEHRDVTTGIAWRHPHDPCFLLSGSKDSTLCQHLFRDASQPVERANPEGLCYGLFGDVAFAAKESLVAAESGRKPYAGDRRHPIFFKRKLDPAEPFSGLASSALSVFETESGGGSMSWFVDTAERYALAGRPLAELCDHNAKVARELGRNQVAQTWTMLRIIYCSPGLVPSASLNHSVGKGSSCGLPLMNSFNLKDMAPGLGSETRLDRSKGDTRSDTVLLDSSATLITNEDNEETEGSDVPADYLLGDVEGEEDELYPLDPEHVHPEEPEYVLPQEAFPLRHEILDTPSGPEHLQDKADSPHVSGSEADAASLAPVDSFSLLSISHALYDSRLPTDFFSVLVCDMLRFYAEQGDVQMAVSVLIVLGERVRKDIDEQTQEHWYTSYIDLLQRFRLWNVSNEVVKLSTSRAVSCLNQASTTLHVNCSNCKRPMSSRGWVCDRCHRCASMCAVCHHVVKGLFVWCQGCSHGGHLQHIMKWLEGSSHCPAGCGHLCEYS from the exons ATGGAGAAGATGTCCCGTGTGACAACAGCCCTAGGTGGCAGTGCACTGACAGGCCGCACCATGAACTGCCACTTGGATGCTCCAGCCAATGCCATCAGCGTCTGCCGTGATGCAGCCCAAGTAGTCGTGGCAGGCCGCAGCATCTTCAAGATCTACGCAATAGAGGAGGAACAGTTTGTAGAAAAGCTGAACCTCCGTGTGGGCCGCAAGCCCTCACTCAACCTGAGCTGTGCTGATGTGGTCTGGCACCAGATGGATGAGAACCTGCTGGCCACAGCAGCCACAAATGGTGTGGTGGTCACATGGAACCTGGGTCGGCCATCCCGCAACAAGCAGGACCAGCTGTTCACAGAACACAAGCGCACAGTGAACAAAGTCTGCTTCCACCCCACTGAAGCCCATGTGCTGCTCAGCGGCTCCCAGGATGGCTTCATGAAGTGCTTTGACCTCCGAAGGAAGGACTCTGTCAGCACCTTCTCGG GCCAGTCTGAGAGTGTACGGGATGTCCAATTCAGCATCCGAGACTACTTTACTTTTGCCTCCACCTTTGAGAATGGCAATGTGCAGCTCTGGGACATCCGCCGTCCTGACAGATGTGAGAGAATGTTCACAGCTCACAATGGGCCTGTCTTCTGCTGTGACTGGCACCCCGAGGACAG GGGCTGGCTGGCCACAGGTGGGCGTGACAAGATGGTGAAGGTCTGGGACATGACCACGCCTCGTGCCAAGGAGATGCACTGCGTGCAGACCATCGCCTCTGTGGCCCGAGTCAAGTGGCGGCCCGAGTGCCGCCACCACCTGGCTACGTGCTCCATGATGGTAGATCACAACATCTACGTGTGGGATGTGCGCCGGCCCTTTGTGCCAGCTGCTATGTTCGAGGAGCACCGTGATGTCACCACAGGCATTGCTTGGCGCCACCCACACGACCCCTGCTTTCTGCTCTCAGGCTCCAAGGACAGCACGCTGTGCCAGCATCTGTTCCGTGATGCCAGCCAGCCTGTGGAGCGTGCCAACCCTGAGGGCCTGTGCTATGGCCTCTTCGGGGATGTGGCCTTTGCAGCCAAGGAAAGCTTAGTGGCTGCTGAGTCTGGACGCAAGCCCTATGCTGGCGACCGGCGCCACCCCATCTTCTTCAAGCGCAAGTTGGACCCTGCTGAGCCCTTTTCTGGCCTTGCTTCTAGTGCTCTCAGtgtctttgagacagagtctggtgGTGGCAGCATGAGTTGGTTTGTGGACACAGCTGAGCGTTATGCTCTGGCTGGCCGGCCATTGGCCGAGCTCTGTGACCACAATGCAAAGGTGGCTCGGGAGCTAGGCCGTAACCAG GTGGCGCAGACATGGACCATGCTGCGGATCATCTACTGCAGTCCTGGTCTTGTGCCGTCTGCCAGCCTTAACCACAGTGTGGGTAAAGGCAGCTCCTGTGGCCTGCCACTTATGAACAG TTTCAACCTGAAGGATATGGCCCCAGGGCTAGGCAGTGAGACACGGCTAGACCGGAGCAAGGGGGACACACGGAGCGACACGGTTCTGCTTGACTCCTCAGCCACACTCATCACCAATGAGG ataatgaagaaactgagggtaGCGATGTACCTGCTGACTACTTGTTGGGTGACGTTGAGGGTGAGGAGGACGAGTTGTACCCACTGGACCCAGAACATGTGCACC CCGAGGAGCCCGAGTACGTGCTACCACAGGAAGCCTTCCCATTGCGCCACGAGATTCTGGACACACCTTCTGGGCCCGAGCACCTGCAGGACAAGGCCGACTCACCACACGTGAGCGGCAGTGAGGCAGATGCAGCCTCTCTGGCACCTGTGgactctttctccctcctctccatcTCCCATGCGCTCTATGACAGCCGCCTGCCAACGGACTTCTTTAGTGTGTTGGTGTGTGACATGCTGCGCTTCTATGCTGAGCAGGGTGACGTGCAGATGGCTGTGTCTGTGCTCATTGTGCTGGGTGAACGGGTGCGCAAGGACATTGATGAGCAGACCCAG GAGCACTGGTACACATCCTACATCGACCTGCTGCAGCGCTTCCGCCTCTGGAACGTGTCCAACGAGGTGGTCAAGCTGAGCACCAGCCGTGCGGTCAGCTGCCTCAATCAGGCGTCCACCACACTGCATGTCAACTGCAGCAATTGCAAACGGCCCATGAGCAGCCGTGGCTGGGTCTGCGACAG gtgccACCGCTGTGCCAGTATGTGTGCTGTCTGCCACCACGTGGTCAAGGGTCTGTTCGTGTGGTGCCAGGGCTGCAGCCACGGAGGCCACCTGCAGCATATCATGAAGTGGCTGGAGGGCAGCTCTCACTGCCCTGCTGGCTGCGGCCACCTCTGCGAGTACTCCTGA
- the Jmjd8 gene encoding jmjC domain-containing protein 8 — translation MARGPRALLLVLAALAALARPGSGSWEAGGGGWRLGGPAAAAVAEEERCTVERRADLTYAEFMQQYAFLRPVILQGLTDNSRFRALCSRERLLASFGDNVVRLSTANTYSYRKVDLPFQEYVEQLLHPQDPASLGNDTLYFFGDNNFTEWASLFRHYSPPPFRLLGTTPAYSFGIAGAGSGVPFHWHGPGFSEVIYGRKRWFLYPPEKAPEFHPNKTTLAWLQDTYPALTSSERPLECTIRAGEVLYFPDRWWHATLNLDTSVFISTFLG, via the exons ATGGCGCGGGGGCCGCGGGCGCTCCTGCTCGTGCTGGCGGCGCTGGCGGCGCTGGCTCGACCTGGCTCCGGCTCCTGGGAGGCGGGCGGCGGGGGATG GCGGCTGGgcgggccggcggcggcggccgtGGCGGAAGAGGAGCGCTGCACCGTGGAGCGTCGGGCGGACCTCACCTACGCCGAGTTCATGCAGCA GTACGCCTTCCTCAGGCCGGTCATCCTGCAGGGGCTCACGGACAACTCG AGGTTCCGGGCCCTGTGTTCCCGAGAAAGGCTGCTGGCTTCTTTTGGGGACAATGTAGTGAGGCTGAGCACTGCCAACACCTACTCCTACCGGAAAG TGGATCTGCCCTTCCAGGAATACGTTGAGCAGTTGCTACACCCTCAGGATCCTGCCTCCCTGGGGAACG ACACCTTGTACTTCTTTGGGGACAACAACTTCACTGAGTGGGCATCGCTCTTTCGGCACTATTCACCACCCCCGTTTCGTCTTCTGGGAACCACCCCTGCCTATAGCTTTGGAATCGCGG GAGCTGGCTCTGGGGTGCCCTTCCACTGGCATGGGCCGGGGTTCTCGGAGGTCATCTATGGCCGCAAG CGTTGGTTCCTCTACCCACCTGAGAAGGCACCAGAGTTCCATCCCAACAAAACTACACTGGCCTGGCTGCAGGACACATACCCAGCCCTGACATCATCAGAGCGGCCCCTGGAGTGTACCATCCGAGCTGGTGAG GTGCTGTACTTCCCTGACCGCTGGTGGCATGCCACTCTCAACCTGGACACCAGTGTCTTCATCTCAACCTTCCTTGGTTAG
- the Stub1 gene encoding E3 ubiquitin-protein ligase CHIP isoform X2 encodes MKGKEEKEGGARLGAGGGSPEKSPSAQELKEQGNRLFVGRKYPEAAACYGRAITRNPLVAVYYTNRALCYLKMQQPEQALADCRRALELDGQSVKAHFFLGQCQLEMESYDEAIANLQRAYSLAKEQRLNFGDDIPSALRIAKKKRWNSIEERRIHQESELHAYLSRLITAERERELEECQRNHEGDEDDGHVRAQQACIEAKHDKYMADMDELFSQVDEKRKKRDIPDYLCGKISFELMREPCITPSGITYDRKDIEEHLQRVGHFDPVTRSPLTQEQLIPNLAMKEVIDAFISENGWVEDY; translated from the exons ATGAAGggcaaggaggagaaggagggtggCGCGCGTCTAGGCGCCGGCGGCGGCAGCCCAGAGAAGAGTCCGAGCGCGCAGGAGCTCAAGGAACAGGGCAACCGGCTCTTCGTGGGCCGCAAGTACCCGGAGGCGGCGGCCTGCTACGGCCGCGCCATC ACTCGGAACCCCCTGGTGGCAGTGTACTATACCAACCGGGCCCTGTGCTACCTGAAGATGCAGCAGCCAGAGCAGGCTCTGGCCGACTGTCGGCGAGCCCTGGAGCTGGATGGGCAGTCCGTGAAGGCACACTTCTTTCTGGGTCAGTGCCAGCTGGAGATGGAGAGCTACGACGAGGCCATTGCCAATCTGCAGCGAG CTTACAGCTTGGCCAAGGAGCAGCGGCTCAACTTTGGGGATGACATCCCTAGTGCTCTGCGCATCGCCAAGAAGAAACGCTGGAATAGCATCGAGGAGCGGCGCATCCACCAGGAGAGCGAGCTGCATGCCTACCTCTCACGGCTCATCACTGCAGAGCGCGAGAG GGAGCTGGAGGAGTGTCAGCGGAACCACGAAGGTGATGAGGATGATGGCCACGTCCGTGCCCAGCAAGCCTGCATCGAGGCCAAGCAC GACAAATACATGGCGGACATGGATGAGCTCTTCTCTCAGGTAGACGAGAAGAGAAAG AAACGAGACATCCCTGACTACCTGTGTGGAAAGATCAGCTTTGAGCTGATGCGGGAACCCTGCATCACGCCAAGTGGCATCACTTATGACCGCAAAGACATTGAGGAGCATCTGCAG CGTGTGGGCCATTTTGACCCTGTGACTCGGAGCCCCCTGACCCAGGAACAGCTCATCCCCAACCTGGCCATGAAGGAAGTCATCGATGCATTCATCTCTGAGAACGGCTGGGTGGAGGACTACTGA
- the Stub1 gene encoding E3 ubiquitin-protein ligase CHIP isoform X1, producing the protein MKGKEEKEGGARLGAGGGSPEKSPSAQELKEQGNRLFVGRKYPEAAACYGRAITRNPLVAVYYTNRALCYLKMQQPEQALADCRRALELDGQSVKAHFFLGQCQLEMESYDEAIANLQRAYSLAKEQRLNFGDDIPSALRIAKKKRWNSIEERRIHQESELHAYLSRLITAERERELEECQRNHEGDEDDGHVRAQQACIEAKHVRVPLAHDKYMADMDELFSQVDEKRKKRDIPDYLCGKISFELMREPCITPSGITYDRKDIEEHLQRVGHFDPVTRSPLTQEQLIPNLAMKEVIDAFISENGWVEDY; encoded by the exons ATGAAGggcaaggaggagaaggagggtggCGCGCGTCTAGGCGCCGGCGGCGGCAGCCCAGAGAAGAGTCCGAGCGCGCAGGAGCTCAAGGAACAGGGCAACCGGCTCTTCGTGGGCCGCAAGTACCCGGAGGCGGCGGCCTGCTACGGCCGCGCCATC ACTCGGAACCCCCTGGTGGCAGTGTACTATACCAACCGGGCCCTGTGCTACCTGAAGATGCAGCAGCCAGAGCAGGCTCTGGCCGACTGTCGGCGAGCCCTGGAGCTGGATGGGCAGTCCGTGAAGGCACACTTCTTTCTGGGTCAGTGCCAGCTGGAGATGGAGAGCTACGACGAGGCCATTGCCAATCTGCAGCGAG CTTACAGCTTGGCCAAGGAGCAGCGGCTCAACTTTGGGGATGACATCCCTAGTGCTCTGCGCATCGCCAAGAAGAAACGCTGGAATAGCATCGAGGAGCGGCGCATCCACCAGGAGAGCGAGCTGCATGCCTACCTCTCACGGCTCATCACTGCAGAGCGCGAGAG GGAGCTGGAGGAGTGTCAGCGGAACCACGAAGGTGATGAGGATGATGGCCACGTCCGTGCCCAGCAAGCCTGCATCGAGGCCAAGCACGTGAGGGTGCCCCTGgcccat GACAAATACATGGCGGACATGGATGAGCTCTTCTCTCAGGTAGACGAGAAGAGAAAG AAACGAGACATCCCTGACTACCTGTGTGGAAAGATCAGCTTTGAGCTGATGCGGGAACCCTGCATCACGCCAAGTGGCATCACTTATGACCGCAAAGACATTGAGGAGCATCTGCAG CGTGTGGGCCATTTTGACCCTGTGACTCGGAGCCCCCTGACCCAGGAACAGCTCATCCCCAACCTGGCCATGAAGGAAGTCATCGATGCATTCATCTCTGAGAACGGCTGGGTGGAGGACTACTGA
- the Rhbdl1 gene encoding rhomboid-related protein 1 isoform X2: MDRSSLLQLIQEQQLDPENTGFIGADTFAGLVHSHELPLDPAKLDMLVALAQSNERGQVCYQELVDLISSKRSSSFKRAIANGQRSLPRDGLLDEPGLGVYKRFVRYVAYEILPCEVDRRWYFYRHRSCPPPVFMASVTLTQIIVFLCYGARLNKWVLQTYHPEYMKSPLVYHPGHRARAWRFLTYMFMHAGLEQLGFNALLQLMIGVPLEMVHGLLRISLLYLAGVLAGSLTVSITDMRAPVVGGSGGVYALCSAHLANVVMNWAGMRCPYKLLRMVLALVCMSSEVGRAVWLRFSPPLPSSGPQPSFMAHLAGAVVGVSMGLTILRSYEERLQDQCGWWVVLLAYGTFLLFAIFWNIFAYDLLGAHIPPPP; encoded by the exons ATGGACAGGAGCTCGCTGCTGCAGCTCATCCAGGAGCAG CAGCTGGACCCTGAGAACACAGGCTTCATCGGTGCGGACACCTTCGCTGGGCTGGTGCACAGCCATGAGCTGCCCCTGGACCCTGCCAAGTTGGACATGCTGGTGGCCCTGGCCCAGAGCAACGAGCGGGGTCAGGTCTGCTACCAGGAACTGGTGGACCTG ATCAGCAGCAAGCGCTCCAGCAGCTTCAAGAGGGCCATCGCTAATGGACAGCGGTCACTGCCCCGAGATGGGCTGCTGGATGAGCCTGGCCTAGGTGTCTACAAGCGGTTTGTGCGCTACGTAGCCTATGAGATACTGCCCTGTGAAGTAGACCGCCGCTGGTACTTCTACCGGCACCGCAGCTGCCCGCCCCCTGTGTTTATGGCCTCAGTCACCCTCACCCAG ATCATCGTGTTCCTGTGCTATGGGGCACGCCTCAACAAGTGGGTGCTGCAGACCTACCACCCCGAGTACATGAAGAGCCCCCTGGTGTACCACCCTGGGCACCGCGCTCGCGCCTGGCGCTTCCTCACTTACATGTTCATGCACGCTGG GTTGGAGCAGCTGGGGTTCAATGCCCTCCTGCAGCTGATGATCGGAGTACCCCTGGAGATGGTGCATGGTCTCCTCCGCATCAGCCTGCTCTACCTGGCGGGTGTGCTGGCAG GTTCCCTGACTGTCTCCATCACGGACATGCGGGCCCCTGTGGTGGGGGGCTCTGGAGGGGTCTATGCCCTGTGCTCAGCACACCTGGCCAACGTTGTCATG AACTGGGCTGGGATGAGGTGTCCCTACAAGCTGCTGAGGATGGTGCTGGCCCTGGTGTGCA TGAGCTCTGAGGTGGGCCGGGCCGTGTGGCTGCGCTTCTCCCCACCACTGCCCTCCTCGGGCCCACAGCCCAGCTTCATGGCACACCTGGCTGGCGCAGTGGTGGGGGTGAGCATGGGCCTCACCATCCTGCGCAGTTACGAGGAGCGCCTTCAGGACCAGTGCGGCTGGTGGGTGGTGCTACTCGCCTATGGCACTTTCCTGCTCTTCGCCATCTTCTGGAACATCTTTGCCTATGATCTGCTGGGTGCCCACATCCCCCCACCGCCCTGA
- the Rhbdl1 gene encoding rhomboid-related protein 1 isoform X1, protein MDRSSLLQLIQEQLDPENTGFIGADTFAGLVHSHELPLDPAKLDMLVALAQSNERGQVCYQELVDLISSKRSSSFKRAIANGQRSLPRDGLLDEPGLGVYKRFVRYVAYEILPCEVDRRWYFYRHRSCPPPVFMASVTLTQIIVFLCYGARLNKWVLQTYHPEYMKSPLVYHPGHRARAWRFLTYMFMHAGLEQLGFNALLQLMIGVPLEMVHGLLRISLLYLAGVLAGSLTVSITDMRAPVVGGSGGVYALCSAHLANVVMNWAGMRCPYKLLRMVLALVCMSSEVGRAVWLRFSPPLPSSGPQPSFMAHLAGAVVGVSMGLTILRSYEERLQDQCGWWVVLLAYGTFLLFAIFWNIFAYDLLGAHIPPPP, encoded by the exons ATGGACAGGAGCTCGCTGCTGCAGCTCATCCAGGAGCAG CTGGACCCTGAGAACACAGGCTTCATCGGTGCGGACACCTTCGCTGGGCTGGTGCACAGCCATGAGCTGCCCCTGGACCCTGCCAAGTTGGACATGCTGGTGGCCCTGGCCCAGAGCAACGAGCGGGGTCAGGTCTGCTACCAGGAACTGGTGGACCTG ATCAGCAGCAAGCGCTCCAGCAGCTTCAAGAGGGCCATCGCTAATGGACAGCGGTCACTGCCCCGAGATGGGCTGCTGGATGAGCCTGGCCTAGGTGTCTACAAGCGGTTTGTGCGCTACGTAGCCTATGAGATACTGCCCTGTGAAGTAGACCGCCGCTGGTACTTCTACCGGCACCGCAGCTGCCCGCCCCCTGTGTTTATGGCCTCAGTCACCCTCACCCAG ATCATCGTGTTCCTGTGCTATGGGGCACGCCTCAACAAGTGGGTGCTGCAGACCTACCACCCCGAGTACATGAAGAGCCCCCTGGTGTACCACCCTGGGCACCGCGCTCGCGCCTGGCGCTTCCTCACTTACATGTTCATGCACGCTGG GTTGGAGCAGCTGGGGTTCAATGCCCTCCTGCAGCTGATGATCGGAGTACCCCTGGAGATGGTGCATGGTCTCCTCCGCATCAGCCTGCTCTACCTGGCGGGTGTGCTGGCAG GTTCCCTGACTGTCTCCATCACGGACATGCGGGCCCCTGTGGTGGGGGGCTCTGGAGGGGTCTATGCCCTGTGCTCAGCACACCTGGCCAACGTTGTCATG AACTGGGCTGGGATGAGGTGTCCCTACAAGCTGCTGAGGATGGTGCTGGCCCTGGTGTGCA TGAGCTCTGAGGTGGGCCGGGCCGTGTGGCTGCGCTTCTCCCCACCACTGCCCTCCTCGGGCCCACAGCCCAGCTTCATGGCACACCTGGCTGGCGCAGTGGTGGGGGTGAGCATGGGCCTCACCATCCTGCGCAGTTACGAGGAGCGCCTTCAGGACCAGTGCGGCTGGTGGGTGGTGCTACTCGCCTATGGCACTTTCCTGCTCTTCGCCATCTTCTGGAACATCTTTGCCTATGATCTGCTGGGTGCCCACATCCCCCCACCGCCCTGA